The Drosophila innubila isolate TH190305 chromosome 2R unlocalized genomic scaffold, UK_Dinn_1.0 1_C_2R, whole genome shotgun sequence DNA window CACCGCACGCTGCTCCGACTGCAGCTCATCAAGGACAGCGCCCTGAAGGCGGTGCGTCCGCTCATGTAAGTCTCTGCCAGTAATACTACACGTATATGTGTTTGTACCATTATGCTCATCATTTACATTTGTAGGTTTCAAACTGTGGATCAGCTGCAGCAGTTTCTGGAGACGCCAACGCAGCCCTCCATTGAGTATTTGGAGCAATTGTGTTTATCTGCCGGCAGCAAGGCCTTCCATGTGTTTCACTACGACAGCTTTGTAACGCTGCAATGTGACAACCTGAGCACCGCCCAGAACTACGACATGATGCACCTGATCACGCCCCAGGAACTGCGCGCCCAGCTGCAGTTCGAACTGGCCCATTACTACCTCCACACCAAGCAGTATCTGCTGGCGCGCGAATCTGCAGCCGCCTGCAACAGTAATCTTCAATCGTTGCCCGCAGGTGCAACTCTTTACTTCTGTCACATTCGGTCCGCGGAGCTGGAAGGACTGCTGCAGGCATGTGGCATCAGTGCACAGCAAAAAACGCTGTTGGAACGCTTTCATCAATCCCTGCTTAACAACTACGCGGACATTGTGTCCATACTGCGCCTGGACAATCGTGCACGCGAGATTCCACTGGTGAGCCGGCGCAACGTGGAACTGGACATTGAGGGTGCCATTTCGACGGGATTGCTCAAGGAGACGCGGCAGTTGCTGCTCCAGGTAGCCGCTCTCAATGTGGTGCGCACTGTCTTCGAGTGCGGCAACATATTTGGCAGTGTCGAGTACTTTGAGAAGTATCGCGACCTGGACTGTATGCCGCCCATTGTGGAGGCCATGCAGGACGCAGTGACGCACTGCAGCCAGCGGGAGCAGGCGGCTCTGAAGCACTTTATCATTGACTGTGTTCTgtatcagcaacaacaacagcaacaggagcaaaGTCGACAGTTGCTACTCACTGCCAAGGAGATGGGTATCTTCAGCAAGGAAGAACTGGTGGATTTGGACGAGCAGCTCGTGCAAGCATCGCTGCCCGTGCTCAGCAGCTCCTTGGCCACACTAAGCGATTGGATATGCCACTCAAAGTGTAAGTTAACTGAATaaatgcaatcatttaaatgaatttcctACAATTCCAAATGTTTTAGTGACTCGCGTGGATGTTGCCGCCTTGGAGCGACAGTTGATAACCTGCACCAATGCCAACAGTGTCCGCATACTGCTGGTCAAACTGTGTGGCACAGCGCCAGGCAAACCCTTGTGGGCCATCAACCCCAGCTGGGATGTTCCACAGCCTCTAAAGGCGCTAATCATGGCAATGCAGGTTAGCTTTCTGCAGGACTTTAGCTACGTATTATTGGGAAAGGCAAGGGAGCTGGCGACCCGTGGCAACTATATCGATGCCGTGTCCATGCTGAGTGTGCTCAAGTCTGAGACGCAGCGACAGGAGCTGGTGGGCAGTGCACAGATCATGTGCAAGCTGATAACGTGGGAAATTCTTCACATTCAAATCACACAATGTCTGGAGGAATGGCATCAAAAGCCACTTGATTTGCCAGCTCTCGGTGTACGATGTAAACAGTGTCTAGGTGCTCTGCAAGCGGGTGATTCGATGATTCCTCGAATGGACATTCTGGAGAGTTGCGCCATCATGCTACTCAATCTGACGGACTTTCCGCCACTTCTCTACCTGGACAAGCGGTCACAGCTGATGGAGTTGCCGTTGGTCTTTGCCGCCACATTTACGGAAATGGAGAAGATGAAGGGGCCCAAGAAGGCATGTCGTGACGCCTGGGAGCTGATGCTGAGCATGTTCCTCAATGTGCCCAAGCGGGCGAACGCCGCAGGAGCCGGCAGCGGTGCCAGCAGCTCTCTTCAGACGTTTCTGCAGCGGGTGCGACACCAGAGTGTCTTTGGACTGGCTATTTCAATGCTGGGAAAGATGCACAACATACTGAAAGATGATCCTAATCACGATCTGAGCTGCGAGTACATGCAGCTCTGGCCCACCAGCATTACCAAGTAGGAGCATTCACACATTCTGTATAATTATCACTATAATCATTAATTATTCTCTCTAATCTTGTCCAGCCCCAACAGCTACAGCTTACGCAGTGTCAGCGAGACGCTGCAGTGGCTGCTCTCGGAAGCACTGAGCCACTATCCGCAGACCATCTCCTGGCTGAAGATGAAGGGTGACCTGGAGCTGGCCATTGGCAACAATGAGTCCGCCATGCGCTGTTATGTCAATGCCCTGGTCACCGGCACCGACTACTGCACCATGCCGTTGCAGCGCAACGTGGCCGATGACTATGTGATCCGAAAGATGATCCGATGCGCCGCCAATCTGGGCTGTCACATGCAGGCCACTGTGCTGTGCCAGTTCCTCGAGGAGATTGACTATGGCATTGTCTTCAAGAATCTCAGTGAGAAGTCATCCAACTTCACGGATGCCATGGATGCGTACTACAGTTGCATTTGGGACACAACACTCCTCGAATTTATCGTCAATCTACATGCCAAGCGAGGAGAGCATAGTCGCAAATTGGAGGCGGTATGTCAACTGAAATTCATCAAGAGGTGCTCAAcgattaaaatgattttgctGCTACTTTTCAGATCTCAATGATGGGCACCTTGGAGCTGaacgccaacaacaatgagGAGATCAAACGAGAGAGCGCCATGGTGCGAAAGTCCCGCTTCCTCCGCGCCCTGGCCAAGCAGTATTTGCTGTAGTCCGTGGCGGGGGCATTCCCAGCCTCGCCCACAACTAAAGCCACGCCCAAGCCCAAAAAGATGACCAATTAGATTTAAGCccaatatgttttttataacTGTATGAAAGTAGCTTGTAATATTAAAGAGTAGCATTAAGTGTGTAAGGtggttaaattaaaaagaaacatGTTAATTTTGCAGAGCATCTTATACATGTTACTTGGGTCTCCTGCCACGGGCACCGCCACCACTCGTCTTGGccttcttgttgttggcacTCTTCTTGGCCTCCTCGGCCTTCCGCTTGGCAGCCAGGTTGGCATTTGGCGTGCTGGGCAGAGTCTTGAAGAAGCTGTCAAGACGCACTTGCGTCTGTGCCTGCTTGGATTTCAGCAACTTCTTGGCGCCGTTTCTCACGCGCTCCTCGCTGAACTGTCTCTCGCCGCACAGGAACTGCACCAGACCCTCCTCGTCGGGCTCTGTCCACTTGAGATCAATGGTGGTGGCATCTGTTACATCCGGCTCAACGAACAGTTCACGGGCGCGCTTGAAATTCCAATTCTCCGGCACCGAGTATTTGTTGGTGTCGATGTTCTCCAGAATTGTTTCAATATCCCTATAGCTTTTGATCAGCTCGATGGCTCGCTTGGGTCCCACACCTTTGATGCTTTCGCAGTAATCGCAGCCCATCAGGATGCACAGATCAACGAACTCTGTGCTTGTGAGTTCCAGACCCTGCAATACCTTGTCGTAGGAGAACTCCTTGACCGGCATCTTGCGCGCCTCGCTGTACGTAAGATAACGTAGCAGTTTGCTGGATCCAAAGGTTAACGCATCCATATCCTCTGTGGCCGTGGCATACACCTTGCCAGCCTTGACAAGAGCAGCACATTGCGCCTCAGCCTCGCAGGGTGCATCCACATATGGCACTCCCATCAATTTGAGCAGTTCCTTGGCCTCCCGCGAATGCTCTTTGGTCACGCGCACAAGGCGTCGATTGAATTTGTCAATCTCTGCTTCATCACCCGCTTCGGTGGCCGCCTTCAGTGCCTTCTCAGCTTCCTCCCGCCGCTCTGCACGCTTCGCCAGCTCGCCGGACTTCATATCTGGAGGGGCACCGTCAAAAACATAGACCGGCTTTATTCCATTGTCAAGCAGACGGATGGTGCGATAGAACATGCCCATTAAATGTGAGGTAGGATCTCCATTGACGGTCGCCAGTTGGGCGCCCTCTGAGCGCACCGCAATTAGAAACTGATAAAGACACATGCTGGCATCAATAGCAACTTTGCGACCTgcaatgtaattatattagtTGATATAGTTGTATTTGCTTCGAGAGAGACTTAccgaaaaagtttttgatcTCACTCTCCCGAATGGCCAGTGGCGCCAGATCAGCAATTAGTTTTGAAAGTCCTAAAATTCCCATGATAGGTTAATCAGTGTGTTTGATTACTTCTTTATTTCTCTATTTCTTAAATACGAATATGTGTGAACGAAAAGTGCGCGCGTTTTTTGCAGCAAATGTTGTGCACGCGTTTCCTTGTGAATGTCAATAAGCGCAGTatcaaaaatcaatgaaacaattaataaaaattcacttaaaagtaataaaaaaaaaaaagcagtaGAGAATAAAtgcgcttttttttaaatttaaaaataaatgcttaaattaaatctgcgaaaaaatatatatgaatcaACTGAAAGAAGTTAGATTCGAGCACTATtgccaatttagctattttttttagctagttctgccaattttcaaagttagtttgctcaaaaaattcaaaatcaaaaatcgaaaatattctaaaaatattttatccttaacatttttaaatgaacctttctttagttaaaaaattgagCCAGATCGGAATTTTTTGATGGGTGGCAGCCTTCGGCTTTTCCTCTAAAAACTTGGCAACACTGTACGCCACACACAacataaaaagcataaaagcATGTCGGCTGacgaaaaaaaagataaaaccATTGAAAATATggtatgtaattaaataaaaatggttttaaaTGAAAGTATAAAGTGTATGCAATAAAAGAGCATAGAAAAATCCTGGAGTTAAAATGTGTTTCATGTGCAAATTGAGCGCAACAAATATGGCTCTCAAATCGGTGTTCATCTCCCCTGCGACCAATTCGTTTATGTGTATAAACATGGCGTCGTTGCGTTTGTATGCTGCCTGTGTCTAATTTTTGATGGGTGCGAGTGAGACAACGTGTGCATGCCCAATGCCCCCATAGACACGCATACACAAACGcaaagcccaaaagaaaacttGTGTGTGCTCTTAAACATACGAAAAAAATAGGCGAAACGCATAAACCATCGGTCGTGAAACGCACAAAGTTTGATGGTACTAGTAGTGCTTAAGTGTAAACGGCGCCAAAAATTTGCAAGTgtacttaaaatgttttttgcttCTGTTTTGATTTTCGATAGGATGCCAACACATCGCCAGAGGCAGAGACGGCGACCAAAGAAAATGCCGCCGATAAGGTAAGCGAGTCGAAAGCGCTAGAAAATGCAACGGAATCAAGTGCACCCGATGGTGAGGTATCGAAAACTGGCGAAAAGGAGGGTGATGCTGCATCGCCACCCGCCACTGATGACGTCGCTGATAAAAAGGCTCTTGGAGACGCATCGGCTGCGACCGCGCCAACATTGGATGCAggtaaataaaagcaacacaactactcatacacacgcactcacactTGTTCAATGTGcttgcctgtgtgtgtgtgaagaaagagcgagaaaaacaaaaatcatgaAATGAATTTTGCGCGCGTTTCACAAAATGCGGCGAATTGAAGTTGCCCTCAATTCATTTGCGTcatttgtcgttgttgttgctgagttGGCGTTGGCGCAGCTAGCTAAATCGCGGCGTACCAAAATATTCGTTTGTGTACGCGAGTCCGCGGTTCAAATTCTGCCTGTGCCCCGTCGTAGTTTTGTTaccatgtaaaattaaaatgttgggttaggatttttaaattcaactcATTTAACtcaaaacttataaaatatgtaccCTTGGCTATTGTTCATACTGAACCCTGAACAATATGGTTTTGTGTAGTAAAAGCCGAGGTAAATTAAAACTTCAATTTTCATAGTTCCTTGCGCTCCCAAACCAAATAGCATTGGACTTCCCAAGCATGaagacatttattttaatttaaataaattttataataatactataacttactattttttaatatttaacaatttataaaaacttaaatttttcaactgcTTAACTTCCAATCGGTTAAATATCCAATTagataaattaataagaatttgctttaatcaattaaatattttacacttAGATGAAAAGGATGCAGACACAAAGGCTGGATCGCCGGCGCCGCCACCAGCGAAGAAAGTGAATAACAATAGCGCCAAGAAAGCAGCCAAGTCcgaggaagaagaagcagacgATGCAGATGATCTGGAGGAAGAAGACGAAGAGGATCAGGCGGACGATGGCAAAGATTCAGCAAGTGATGATgataagaaatcaaaaaaagagacagcagcagaaaagaagaaaactgaatCTACAGATGGTGCCAAGTCCAAGTCGGGAACTGCAGGAGCGGAGAAGACAGCGGCCGCCAAGAACTCATCCAAGGCCAAGAACGGAAAGGTGGAGAATTCGGACGATAATGAGAAAGACGAAGACGATGCTGACGAAGACGATGGCCTCGACGAGAACAACGAAGTGGCCGAGGATGACGAGAATGTGGTAGCTCTGGCCGAGATTGATCGCATTAATGAGAATATCAACAAGACACGTGTAGATGGTCTTCAGACGCTTCATGCGGTAAGACATAACTTCCAAAATGATTCCAAAAGATGCCTTTGAATATATgaattgtttgtgtttttacaGCTTTGTTTTGGGGCCCAGGGCAAAAACAATGTGGTGAAAAAGAATCTGCGCTCCTTTGCTGGCTTCGAGTTTGCCAAGGATTCGTCGGAgtacaaaaagaaatatgagTCCATTAAAAAAGTGGACAACAAGACGCTGCGCAGCATCTGTGAGATTCTCACGCTGGATCGCAAAGGCAGCAAGGATGAGATCACGTCACGTGTGCTCAAATTTCTCATGGAGCCGGATGAATCGCTCTGCATTGAGCAGGGCgatgaagaggaagaagaggtGGATGATGAAGAGGTGGACGAAGATGAGGAGGCCGCCAGCGAGGACGATAAGAAACGCAAGAGCAGCAAGTCAAGCGCACCAACCGGCAGAGGATCGGCTCGCAACTCTACTGGGCGTCCCAAACGTGCAACGGCTGGCAAGAGTAAGCAGCTCCTTAGGATCCTGTTTCTCAAATAGATTCTCATTGTTCATATTGCTTTCAGAGATGTCCGCATATGTCGATTTATCAAGCTCCGAGGAGAGCGAGCAGAAAGTAACAGTGACTAAGCGAAGACGGAACGATGACTCCGAATCCGGCTCAGATGTAAGTCTTCCTGATGGTACAGTTGCACACCAGCGACTCACAATAATTGCTCTCATCTTGTAGTACAATCCATCAGCCAACTCGGACTCTGATGCCGGacgcggtggtggtggtggtggcggtggtgctggtggAGCAGGACGCAAGCTGGCAGCACGTGGCAATCGCGGGAGACCAGCGCGCAAGAGTCGTCGAAGAAATTCCGATTCTGAGGACGAAGAAGAATCCGAGATATCAGATGCAGAAAGCGATGTAAGCTTAATACACTCCCCGCTTGATTAAGATTTCTAAAGGATTCTTTATGTTGAATAGGTGCCCAAGCGCAAGCGAGGTGCTCCAGGCAAACGTGGCAGATCTGCTGTCGCTGCTCCAGCTGGCAGACGAGGACGCGGTCGGGCGACCTCTGCGCGAAAGCGTAAGGATTCAGAAAGCGAAGACGAAGAAGTATCTGAAgatgaagaggaagaagaattGTCCGAGTTTGGCAGCGAGCCAAGTGAGGTAAGTGCCTCCACTAaagaatttgtaaaataatcaaacttttaaattttgtttgtcatttCACAGGAGGAACGTCCCAAAAAGAGTGCGAAGCCCACAACGCCTGCGAAAAATAGCAAAGCTAATAACAAGTCTAAACCAGCTGGAAAGGGTAAGTCTCCAAAATGCTTCTCAAAAAATTCGGTTTTAACTTCATTTAATGTTACAGCCGCTGGTCgaccaaaaaaatcaaagaaggAGACGTCCGATGAGGAAGATGCTGATGACAAGGATGAGTCAGATG harbors:
- the LOC117784836 gene encoding integrator complex subunit 8, producing MEDPLKPKPVPLAAETVLWFEFLLDPHKITQHLQCKNPEPSAVELIMQFISMTPDTAMASTVVTPGSDLQNITGASVGANATTPAASAALSVPPMTRQAEIGLQLTRKQLALKILELKVATWLRWDLDVLEKSLPVVMQLGLLRDLCTISYGRAVSIPFASDFDFRISATGNERAARFALTIYHRTLLRLQLIKDSALKAVRPLMFQTVDQLQQFLETPTQPSIEYLEQLCLSAGSKAFHVFHYDSFVTLQCDNLSTAQNYDMMHLITPQELRAQLQFELAHYYLHTKQYLLARESAAACNSNLQSLPAGATLYFCHIRSAELEGLLQACGISAQQKTLLERFHQSLLNNYADIVSILRLDNRAREIPLVSRRNVELDIEGAISTGLLKETRQLLLQVAALNVVRTVFECGNIFGSVEYFEKYRDLDCMPPIVEAMQDAVTHCSQREQAALKHFIIDCVLYQQQQQQQEQSRQLLLTAKEMGIFSKEELVDLDEQLVQASLPVLSSSLATLSDWICHSKLTRVDVAALERQLITCTNANSVRILLVKLCGTAPGKPLWAINPSWDVPQPLKALIMAMQVSFLQDFSYVLLGKARELATRGNYIDAVSMLSVLKSETQRQELVGSAQIMCKLITWEILHIQITQCLEEWHQKPLDLPALGVRCKQCLGALQAGDSMIPRMDILESCAIMLLNLTDFPPLLYLDKRSQLMELPLVFAATFTEMEKMKGPKKACRDAWELMLSMFLNVPKRANAAGAGSGASSSLQTFLQRVRHQSVFGLAISMLGKMHNILKDDPNHDLSCEYMQLWPTSITNPNSYSLRSVSETLQWLLSEALSHYPQTISWLKMKGDLELAIGNNESAMRCYVNALVTGTDYCTMPLQRNVADDYVIRKMIRCAANLGCHMQATVLCQFLEEIDYGIVFKNLSEKSSNFTDAMDAYYSCIWDTTLLEFIVNLHAKRGEHSRKLEAISMMGTLELNANNNEEIKRESAMVRKSRFLRALAKQYLL
- the LOC117784839 gene encoding flap endonuclease 1, which gives rise to MGILGLSKLIADLAPLAIRESEIKNFFGRKVAIDASMCLYQFLIAVRSEGAQLATVNGDPTSHLMGMFYRTIRLLDNGIKPVYVFDGAPPDMKSGELAKRAERREEAEKALKAATEAGDEAEIDKFNRRLVRVTKEHSREAKELLKLMGVPYVDAPCEAEAQCAALVKAGKVYATATEDMDALTFGSSKLLRYLTYSEARKMPVKEFSYDKVLQGLELTSTEFVDLCILMGCDYCESIKGVGPKRAIELIKSYRDIETILENIDTNKYSVPENWNFKRARELFVEPDVTDATTIDLKWTEPDEEGLVQFLCGERQFSEERVRNGAKKLLKSKQAQTQVRLDSFFKTLPSTPNANLAAKRKAEEAKKSANNKKAKTSGGGARGRRPK
- the LOC117784838 gene encoding protein DEK isoform X1 — encoded protein: MSADEKKDKTIENMDANTSPEAETATKENAADKVSESKALENATESSAPDGEVSKTGEKEGDAASPPATDDVADKKALGDASAATAPTLDADEKDADTKAGSPAPPPAKKVNNNSAKKAAKSEEEEADDADDLEEEDEEDQADDGKDSASDDDKKSKKETAAEKKKTESTDGAKSKSGTAGAEKTAAAKNSSKAKNGKVENSDDNEKDEDDADEDDGLDENNEVAEDDENVVALAEIDRINENINKTRVDGLQTLHALCFGAQGKNNVVKKNLRSFAGFEFAKDSSEYKKKYESIKKVDNKTLRSICEILTLDRKGSKDEITSRVLKFLMEPDESLCIEQGDEEEEEVDDEEVDEDEEAASEDDKKRKSSKSSAPTGRGSARNSTGRPKRATAGKKMSAYVDLSSSEESEQKVTVTKRRRNDDSESGSDYNPSANSDSDAGRGGGGGGGGAGGAGRKLAARGNRGRPARKSRRRNSDSEDEEESEISDAESDVPKRKRGAPGKRGRSAVAAPAGRRGRGRATSARKRKDSESEDEEVSEDEEEEELSEFGSEPSEEERPKKSAKPTTPAKNSKANNKSKPAGKAAGRPKKSKKETSDEEDADDKDESDEDEPLTKKGKAAFPTDEQIRGYVKEILDKANLEEITMKTVCKQVYAKYPDFDLTDKKDFIKATVKALIAT
- the LOC117784838 gene encoding protein DEK isoform X2, coding for MDANTSPEAETATKENAADKVSESKALENATESSAPDGEVSKTGEKEGDAASPPATDDVADKKALGDASAATAPTLDADEKDADTKAGSPAPPPAKKVNNNSAKKAAKSEEEEADDADDLEEEDEEDQADDGKDSASDDDKKSKKETAAEKKKTESTDGAKSKSGTAGAEKTAAAKNSSKAKNGKVENSDDNEKDEDDADEDDGLDENNEVAEDDENVVALAEIDRINENINKTRVDGLQTLHALCFGAQGKNNVVKKNLRSFAGFEFAKDSSEYKKKYESIKKVDNKTLRSICEILTLDRKGSKDEITSRVLKFLMEPDESLCIEQGDEEEEEVDDEEVDEDEEAASEDDKKRKSSKSSAPTGRGSARNSTGRPKRATAGKKMSAYVDLSSSEESEQKVTVTKRRRNDDSESGSDYNPSANSDSDAGRGGGGGGGGAGGAGRKLAARGNRGRPARKSRRRNSDSEDEEESEISDAESDVPKRKRGAPGKRGRSAVAAPAGRRGRGRATSARKRKDSESEDEEVSEDEEEEELSEFGSEPSEEERPKKSAKPTTPAKNSKANNKSKPAGKAAGRPKKSKKETSDEEDADDKDESDEDEPLTKKGKAAFPTDEQIRGYVKEILDKANLEEITMKTVCKQVYAKYPDFDLTDKKDFIKATVKALIAT